The following coding sequences are from one Paenibacillus stellifer window:
- a CDS encoding PspA/IM30 family protein, translating into MSILDRIATLTKAALHEGLNRLEDPVMMTGQYLRDLDDKIADAERQSRDMETAARLLERRLKEYRMLAELSESDAVKALERGDEMTARAAVEAKLRYTASAQECEDGLEETRQVIAGLTYEIAAAKEEQTRLKAKRAELVDRARKAAASRPKPASWASASASAYGLDTRHASRGFQRMEEKIREWETGTAVPERYTPDASVAEAGEAHSPGVRARAAEELQRLRDFVKNGAAQDAKAKNTDSSAEE; encoded by the coding sequence ATGAGTATATTGGACAGAATTGCAACCCTGACGAAAGCAGCATTGCATGAAGGATTGAACCGGCTCGAGGACCCGGTCATGATGACCGGACAATACTTGCGGGACCTGGACGACAAAATCGCGGACGCCGAGCGGCAAAGCCGGGATATGGAGACGGCGGCGCGGCTGCTGGAGCGCCGGCTGAAGGAATACCGGATGCTCGCCGAGCTGAGCGAAAGCGACGCGGTCAAGGCGCTGGAGCGTGGAGACGAAATGACCGCGAGAGCGGCTGTTGAGGCGAAGCTGCGCTATACGGCAAGCGCACAGGAATGCGAGGACGGCCTGGAGGAGACCCGGCAGGTTATCGCCGGACTGACATACGAAATTGCGGCCGCCAAGGAAGAACAGACCCGGCTCAAGGCCAAACGCGCCGAGCTGGTCGATCGGGCACGCAAAGCAGCGGCCAGCCGCCCCAAGCCCGCTTCATGGGCTTCGGCATCCGCTTCGGCATACGGGCTGGACACCCGTCACGCCTCCCGCGGCTTTCAGCGGATGGAAGAGAAAATCCGCGAATGGGAAACCGGAACGGCGGTTCCGGAACGCTACACGCCGGATGCCTCCGTTGCCGAAGCCGGTGAAGCCCACTCGCCTGGCGTGAGAGCACGGGCTGCCGAAGAACTGCAGCGGCTGCGGGATTTCGTGAAGAATGGCGCAGCGCAGGACGCCAAAGCGAAGAACACCGACAGCAGCGCTGAGGAATAA
- a CDS encoding AraC family transcriptional regulator, which translates to MMNLKVEPLPPCRIAYVRRTGPYGSANAVAMEKVKEWARGQGLLDSSAVLFGIPQDNPQTTPPEQCRYDACIVIPEDYAIGDSASEAYIHEDYFAGGKYAVSIVRHTAEDIRQAWAEIFISLHNSGLQLDNKPIIERYKGELLEDDWCEICVPVL; encoded by the coding sequence ATGATGAATCTGAAGGTTGAGCCCCTGCCTCCTTGCCGCATTGCTTATGTGAGACGGACGGGACCGTACGGTTCTGCAAATGCCGTGGCCATGGAGAAGGTGAAGGAATGGGCGAGGGGGCAGGGGCTGCTTGACAGCTCCGCTGTTCTGTTCGGTATTCCGCAGGATAACCCCCAGACTACGCCACCCGAACAGTGCAGATATGATGCGTGTATCGTGATTCCGGAAGATTATGCAATCGGCGATTCCGCCAGCGAGGCTTACATTCATGAAGACTATTTTGCAGGAGGCAAGTACGCGGTTAGCATAGTCAGACATACGGCGGAAGATATCCGGCAAGCATGGGCTGAAATCTTTATAAGCCTGCACAATAGCGGCCTTCAACTGGACAATAAACCGATTATCGAAAGATACAAGGGAGAGCTGCTCGAAGACGATTGGTGCGAAATATGCGTGCCAGTGCTATGA
- the rpmG gene encoding 50S ribosomal protein L33 — translation MRVTVTLACTETGDRNYTTTKNKKTHPGRLELRKYCPRLKRHTLHRETR, via the coding sequence ATGAGAGTTACTGTTACGCTGGCCTGCACCGAGACAGGGGATCGCAATTACACGACGACCAAGAACAAGAAGACCCATCCCGGACGTCTGGAGCTGCGCAAGTACTGCCCAAGACTGAAGAGACACACGCTGCATCGCGAGACGCGCTAA
- a CDS encoding glycoside hydrolase family 13 protein translates to MDRVWWKEAVAYQIYPRSFMDGNGDGIGDLRGVISKLDYLKELGIDVIWICPIYKSPNDDNGYDISDYKDIMEEFGTMADFDELLKQVHGREMKLIMDLVINHTSDEHPWFIESRSSRNNPKRDYYIWADPKDGAEPNNWDSIFGGSIWEYDMVTEQYFMHVFSKRQPDLNWENPDVRAELYDMVNWWLDKGIDGFRIDAISHIKKLAGFPDMPNPNGLRYARSFDGHMNREGIHDFLEELKRETFDKYDIMTVGEASGVTADEADLWVDKERGKFNMVFQFNHMELWNKSMDAGFDILTFKKVLSEWQKKLEGSGWNALFMENHDKPRSVSTYGSDGPYRVQSAKALATMYFLMQGTPFIYQGQEIGMTNVRFESIDDYDDVHMKTWYRLEREEGKSHEELMPVIWKNGRDNSRTPVQWNDSEQAGFTTGTPWMKVNPNYKEINVEAEKSNPGSIYHYYRKLIELRKTHPVLIYGTYDLILPTHKQIYAYTRTLEDEHWLILTNLSPDEALFHLPKGIRYASAELQLANYEAPEGGSIRTLHLRPYEARVYRLASQV, encoded by the coding sequence TTGGACAGAGTATGGTGGAAAGAAGCGGTGGCGTATCAAATCTATCCCCGCAGTTTTATGGACGGCAACGGAGACGGAATTGGCGATCTGCGGGGCGTGATCAGCAAGCTGGATTACTTGAAGGAGCTTGGGATCGACGTCATCTGGATCTGTCCGATCTACAAGTCCCCGAATGACGATAACGGCTACGATATTTCCGATTATAAGGACATCATGGAAGAGTTCGGCACGATGGCCGATTTTGACGAGCTGCTGAAGCAGGTCCATGGCCGGGAAATGAAACTGATTATGGATTTAGTCATCAATCATACCTCGGATGAGCATCCGTGGTTTATTGAATCCCGTTCGAGCCGGAACAATCCGAAGCGGGATTACTATATTTGGGCGGACCCGAAGGACGGGGCAGAGCCCAACAACTGGGACAGCATCTTTGGCGGATCGATTTGGGAATATGACATGGTGACGGAGCAGTATTTCATGCATGTCTTCTCGAAGAGACAGCCCGATCTGAACTGGGAAAATCCCGATGTTCGCGCCGAGCTGTACGACATGGTCAACTGGTGGCTGGATAAAGGCATCGACGGGTTCCGGATCGACGCGATTTCCCATATCAAGAAGCTGGCGGGCTTCCCGGACATGCCGAATCCGAACGGCCTGCGCTACGCCCGATCATTCGATGGGCATATGAACCGCGAGGGCATTCATGATTTTCTGGAGGAGCTGAAGCGGGAGACCTTCGACAAATACGATATTATGACGGTGGGTGAGGCCAGCGGCGTGACGGCGGACGAAGCCGATCTGTGGGTGGACAAAGAGAGAGGCAAGTTCAACATGGTGTTCCAGTTCAACCACATGGAGCTGTGGAACAAGAGCATGGATGCGGGCTTCGACATCCTGACCTTCAAGAAGGTGCTGAGCGAGTGGCAGAAGAAGCTGGAGGGCAGCGGCTGGAACGCGCTGTTCATGGAGAATCACGACAAGCCCCGTTCGGTCTCGACCTACGGCAGCGACGGCCCGTACCGGGTCCAGTCGGCGAAGGCGCTGGCGACGATGTATTTTCTCATGCAGGGAACGCCGTTCATTTATCAGGGACAGGAAATCGGCATGACAAATGTGCGGTTTGAATCCATTGACGACTACGATGACGTTCATATGAAGACCTGGTACAGACTGGAGCGGGAGGAGGGCAAGTCCCACGAGGAGCTGATGCCGGTTATCTGGAAGAACGGACGCGACAACTCGCGGACGCCGGTGCAGTGGAATGACAGCGAGCAGGCCGGATTTACGACAGGCACTCCCTGGATGAAAGTGAATCCGAACTACAAGGAAATCAACGTGGAGGCGGAGAAGAGCAACCCCGGTTCCATCTACCATTATTACCGGAAGCTGATCGAGCTCCGCAAGACTCATCCGGTTCTGATCTACGGCACGTACGATCTTATTCTGCCGACGCACAAGCAGATCTACGCCTACACCCGGACGCTGGAGGATGAGCATTGGCTGATCCTGACGAATCTGTCGCCGGATGAAGCATTGTTCCATCTGCCGAAGGGGATTCGCTATGCGTCAGCGGAACTGCAGCTTGCCAACTATGAAGCGCCCGAAGGGGGCAGCATCCGCACTCTTCATCTGCGTCCGTACGAGGCGCGCGTGTATCGTTTGGCATCACAGGTCTGA
- a CDS encoding LacI family DNA-binding transcriptional regulator: MKVTIHDIAKMAGVSISTVSRVINNSKPVKDEVRARVMEAMEQTGYRTGPPSPEGTKAEAALLGVIAPQFSNTVLNDLIGGIGSVSRLYGYELLIGLTDSTVESELHYLKRFGEIRAEGVIFVGSPLEHRHLEAIHSSGMSCTVIGQVSKVPSIPSVHVDNVTASYEAVTYLIQQGHTAIGMIRGFGESGIGSDRYDGFRQAMTDAGLPIRDGWVVESDLSVDDGRNAMQTIAGSGELPTAVFCATDWMAIGAMNYAMDHGLRVPEDIAVFGFDGSYLSSVVRPRLSTVEYSATEIGMTAARNLIKLLKGTADIPQHSNVTHFLSIRESTN, encoded by the coding sequence ATGAAAGTAACGATTCACGATATCGCCAAAATGGCCGGGGTGTCGATTTCGACCGTCTCCCGTGTCATCAACAACAGCAAGCCCGTCAAGGACGAAGTCCGGGCCAGGGTGATGGAAGCGATGGAACAGACGGGATACCGCACGGGTCCCCCTTCTCCGGAAGGAACCAAAGCCGAAGCAGCACTGCTCGGCGTGATCGCTCCGCAATTCAGCAACACCGTGCTGAACGATCTGATCGGAGGCATCGGCTCGGTATCGCGATTGTACGGCTATGAGCTGCTGATCGGCCTGACGGACAGCACGGTGGAGAGCGAGCTGCATTATTTGAAGCGGTTCGGGGAGATTCGCGCGGAGGGCGTCATCTTCGTCGGCTCTCCTCTGGAGCACCGGCATCTGGAAGCCATACATTCCTCAGGCATGTCTTGCACGGTCATCGGCCAGGTCTCCAAGGTTCCTTCCATTCCTTCCGTGCATGTGGACAATGTGACCGCCTCTTATGAAGCTGTGACCTACCTCATTCAACAGGGACACACCGCCATCGGCATGATTCGCGGCTTCGGCGAGTCAGGGATCGGCAGCGACCGCTACGACGGCTTCAGACAGGCGATGACCGATGCAGGTCTGCCCATTCGCGACGGCTGGGTCGTGGAGAGCGACCTGTCCGTGGACGACGGAAGGAACGCCATGCAGACCATCGCCGGGAGCGGCGAGCTGCCGACCGCCGTCTTCTGCGCGACGGACTGGATGGCCATCGGCGCGATGAATTATGCGATGGACCACGGCCTGCGCGTACCGGAGGACATCGCCGTATTCGGCTTTGACGGCAGCTATCTGTCATCCGTCGTCCGGCCGAGATTATCCACGGTGGAGTACTCTGCCACCGAAATCGGCATGACAGCAGCGCGCAACCTGATCAAGCTCCTCAAAGGAACGGCGGATATTCCCCAGCACTCCAATGTCACCCATTTCCTCTCAATTCGCGAGAGCACGAACTGA
- a CDS encoding DUF2339 domain-containing protein, which yields MKELKDRLRTMKDRQDKLMKEYQTLISELSSDDLMLENEHINRRLEELEQSLASLQAESDKLKSENRSLREALTEQMMNEKLRIVRVSSEKLHTYFGAQSKAYQDRLTVFEDMTKISVNRMHRTMSRYLEEEKTDISDRLDQLKGEIEERIERNRKLHEEESNKLLGEMDGKLNALAAEPVSEETIRRRREQNRIEMKIGQGWINRLGILLIILGVGAAFKYSYSNWFTGYMKSAAFFLLGALMLAGGEWLFRKGRGTFALGLLGGGISVLYGSVFYSYFLLEVIGLYTGLALSVLITLTGVLLSIRYQSRSICSLALVGGYLPVYSYIGAFGLEGSAVYAAMGYLFLLNLSILLISLRRRWIIVNYISFAFNTPSMLLLIYLSDHNFASMLYAAVTFAMYLAITLSYPFKHRAKLSWWDFSLLGVNTLVSCITMYVLFIDSGLGDYKGALALLFCLMYFGLGRMLEKLMPREQHSMVLFYSVALTFAVLMIPFQLGQVWWSMGWLIEGIALIAFAGKQQIKNLERAGWGLLLLCLGSFFGLNVPLELFPGYGDDLFNLKYTFITAGMLAVAWIYGLRYRGKDYLIHTGSAEVRLTFCFKYAAVLNFWAYLLYESVQLTNLALPQDDVHYRFYQMMLSAVFTFGIAYVLPRLPLFYDSILRVFALFLHGVGSAIGLGIMIGIPALRPVLSENGAADYIALALLVIVNVLIVLNGRNLLKSEIQRRYASLEFYPVALAVYMLVIVTAFLSVQLHLNNGGLSFSIIYLLLALLYIIYGFRFRFVYIRRFGLGLTLLATGKLLLYDLSLLTSGSKIIAYFSFGVCLLGISYIYQKVSDKLGDHYGEHVSVQKD from the coding sequence ATGAAGGAACTAAAAGACAGGCTTAGGACCATGAAGGACCGTCAGGACAAGTTGATGAAGGAATATCAGACCTTGATCTCCGAACTGTCGTCCGATGATCTGATGCTAGAGAACGAGCACATCAATCGAAGGCTTGAGGAGCTTGAGCAGAGTCTGGCTTCGCTCCAGGCGGAGTCCGATAAGCTGAAGTCGGAGAACCGCAGCCTTCGGGAGGCGCTGACCGAGCAGATGATGAACGAGAAGCTGCGCATCGTCCGGGTATCGAGCGAGAAGCTTCATACTTATTTCGGCGCGCAGAGCAAAGCGTACCAGGACCGGCTGACCGTCTTTGAGGATATGACCAAGATCTCGGTGAACCGGATGCACCGGACGATGTCCAGGTACTTGGAAGAAGAAAAAACCGACATCTCGGACAGGCTGGACCAACTAAAGGGCGAAATTGAGGAACGGATAGAGAGAAACCGGAAGCTTCATGAGGAAGAAAGCAATAAGCTCTTGGGCGAGATGGACGGCAAGCTGAATGCTCTGGCCGCCGAACCTGTCAGCGAAGAGACGATCCGGCGCAGAAGAGAACAGAACCGCATCGAAATGAAGATCGGACAAGGCTGGATCAACCGTCTCGGAATTTTGCTGATTATTCTGGGCGTCGGCGCCGCCTTCAAGTATTCGTATTCGAACTGGTTCACAGGCTATATGAAAAGCGCAGCTTTCTTTCTGCTGGGGGCGCTGATGCTGGCCGGCGGAGAATGGCTGTTCCGCAAAGGCAGGGGAACTTTCGCACTCGGACTGCTGGGCGGCGGAATTTCCGTGCTGTACGGATCGGTCTTCTACAGCTATTTCCTGCTTGAGGTTATTGGACTCTACACAGGCCTCGCCCTGTCCGTCCTCATCACCCTGACCGGCGTGCTGCTGTCCATCAGGTATCAGTCGCGCAGTATATGTTCCCTTGCCCTGGTCGGGGGATACTTGCCTGTCTACTCCTATATCGGCGCGTTCGGGCTGGAAGGGAGCGCGGTATATGCGGCGATGGGATATCTTTTTCTGCTGAATCTCTCGATACTGCTGATCTCCCTGCGCAGACGCTGGATTATTGTGAACTATATCAGCTTTGCGTTCAATACGCCTTCCATGCTGCTGCTCATCTACCTGTCAGACCATAATTTCGCAAGCATGCTGTATGCGGCTGTCACGTTCGCCATGTACCTGGCGATTACACTCTCCTATCCGTTCAAGCATCGGGCCAAATTGTCGTGGTGGGATTTCTCGCTGCTCGGCGTCAATACGCTGGTAAGCTGCATCACGATGTACGTACTGTTCATCGACAGCGGGCTCGGCGACTACAAGGGCGCGCTCGCCCTCCTGTTCTGCCTGATGTACTTCGGATTGGGCCGGATGCTGGAGAAGCTCATGCCCCGGGAACAACATAGCATGGTGCTCTTCTATTCGGTCGCCCTTACCTTCGCAGTGCTGATGATTCCATTCCAGCTCGGACAGGTATGGTGGTCGATGGGCTGGCTCATTGAGGGGATCGCTCTGATCGCCTTCGCCGGCAAGCAGCAGATCAAAAATCTGGAACGGGCGGGCTGGGGGCTGCTGCTGCTCTGCCTGGGGTCCTTTTTTGGACTGAATGTGCCGCTGGAGCTCTTCCCGGGCTACGGCGACGACCTTTTTAACCTGAAATACACATTCATTACGGCGGGCATGCTCGCTGTCGCATGGATATACGGACTTCGCTACCGGGGCAAGGACTATCTGATTCACACCGGATCTGCGGAGGTCCGGCTGACGTTCTGCTTCAAATATGCGGCGGTGCTAAACTTTTGGGCCTACCTGCTGTATGAGTCGGTACAGTTGACTAACCTCGCGCTTCCACAGGATGATGTCCATTACCGGTTCTATCAAATGATGCTGTCCGCGGTGTTTACCTTCGGTATCGCCTATGTTCTTCCCAGACTGCCGCTGTTCTACGATTCCATTCTTCGTGTCTTCGCCCTGTTCCTGCACGGAGTCGGCAGTGCGATCGGACTTGGAATCATGATCGGCATTCCAGCCCTCCGCCCGGTCCTCTCGGAGAATGGAGCCGCCGACTATATCGCACTTGCCTTGCTCGTCATTGTCAATGTGCTGATTGTGCTGAACGGACGGAATTTGCTGAAATCGGAGATTCAGCGACGCTACGCGAGCCTGGAATTTTACCCGGTGGCGCTGGCCGTATATATGCTGGTCATCGTTACCGCATTCCTGAGCGTACAGCTCCATCTGAACAATGGGGGATTGTCCTTCAGTATCATCTACCTGCTGCTGGCTCTGCTGTATATCATCTATGGCTTCCGTTTCCGCTTCGTCTACATCCGCCGGTTCGGCCTTGGCTTAACGCTGCTCGCAACCGGCAAGCTGCTGCTGTATGATTTGAGCCTGCTGACTTCCGGCAGCAAGATCATTGCCTACTTCAGCTTCGGTGTCTGTCTGCTGGGCATTTCCTACATCTATCAAAAAGTCTCGGACAAATTGGGGGATCATTATGGAGAACATGTCAGTGTGCAGAAGGATTAG
- a CDS encoding PspC domain-containing protein, giving the protein MKKLFRSERDRKFTGLCGGLAEYFGIDSTLVRLIAIIVALGSVGTFLFVYVIASLIVPSDRSGSFTDNNHYYY; this is encoded by the coding sequence ATGAAAAAATTATTCCGTTCCGAAAGAGACCGCAAGTTCACCGGACTGTGTGGCGGCCTCGCCGAATACTTCGGCATCGACTCCACCTTGGTTCGTCTAATCGCCATCATTGTCGCCCTGGGAAGTGTCGGTACATTCCTCTTCGTCTACGTTATCGCGAGCCTGATTGTCCCAAGCGACCGCAGCGGCAGCTTCACGGATAACAATCATTATTATTACTAA
- a CDS encoding DUF3999 family protein → MCRRISLLAAALGLWAGIILPPQAQASSAPQASEDAWAYAKPIETTTSSGYRRLYLDNEVYAKSDSGLSDLRIVDAKGSFVPYYIESGTVETADRAVTYTAQLVHTERQQKSTSFDYAVNPLKPGTDIQGNRLLFTLPDASFLKHIVLYGSYDGMAWEKVLQDDLYRTGQVDKSWIDLGAALKYSYYRLTVLDNAENLSFPAPRLMHQLTEVKNSDFRRTGAPRYEIKEEDGETRIVIDNGDRLKIKRIKLESEGSFLRWYDLKDQEGSIIPVEGNSELYRMDFKDTRIAGTDIVTVNPVNSTALTLTIYNKDDAPLALTGVETEYLVDKLIFADNGKSPYRLLYGNPDAAAPEYDIVNFKAQISQETLGEATLGDEIQKPATQPVPETGPPVGKLIFNILIVAVSLLLVFILVRKAKKV, encoded by the coding sequence GTGTGCAGAAGGATTAGCCTGCTTGCAGCCGCTCTGGGGCTGTGGGCCGGGATCATCCTGCCGCCGCAGGCACAAGCTTCATCTGCTCCGCAAGCTTCCGAAGATGCCTGGGCATACGCCAAACCGATTGAAACCACGACTTCCAGCGGTTACCGCAGACTGTACCTCGACAACGAGGTATATGCCAAATCGGACAGCGGGCTGTCGGATCTGCGGATTGTCGATGCGAAAGGAAGCTTTGTTCCTTACTACATCGAGAGCGGAACCGTTGAGACGGCGGACCGTGCCGTCACCTATACGGCGCAGCTGGTTCATACGGAACGGCAGCAGAAGTCCACGTCATTCGATTACGCAGTTAATCCGCTTAAGCCGGGAACGGACATTCAGGGCAACCGCCTGCTGTTCACTTTGCCGGACGCATCCTTTTTGAAACATATCGTATTGTATGGCAGCTATGACGGGATGGCGTGGGAGAAGGTGTTGCAGGACGATTTGTACCGTACAGGCCAAGTGGACAAAAGCTGGATTGATCTCGGGGCCGCACTCAAATACAGCTATTACCGTCTCACGGTGCTGGACAATGCCGAGAATCTTTCCTTCCCGGCTCCCCGGCTCATGCATCAGTTAACCGAGGTGAAGAACTCGGATTTCAGGCGGACAGGGGCACCGCGTTACGAAATCAAGGAGGAAGACGGCGAGACCCGGATTGTCATCGACAATGGGGACAGGCTTAAGATCAAGCGGATCAAGCTTGAAAGCGAAGGCAGCTTCCTCCGCTGGTATGATCTCAAGGATCAGGAAGGAAGTATCATCCCGGTTGAAGGAAACAGCGAGCTGTACCGGATGGACTTCAAAGACACCCGAATCGCCGGAACCGACATTGTAACCGTGAATCCGGTGAACAGCACGGCCCTCACTCTGACCATTTACAACAAAGACGATGCGCCGCTTGCGCTGACGGGCGTAGAGACCGAGTATTTGGTGGACAAGCTGATTTTTGCCGATAACGGGAAAAGTCCCTACCGCCTGCTGTACGGCAACCCGGATGCAGCTGCGCCGGAGTATGATATCGTGAACTTCAAGGCGCAAATTTCGCAGGAGACGCTTGGGGAAGCCACTCTTGGAGACGAAATTCAGAAACCCGCGACACAGCCGGTTCCGGAGACCGGCCCTCCAGTGGGCAAGCTGATCTTCAACATTCTGATTGTGGCCGTATCCCTGCTGCTTGTCTTTATCCTGGTTCGCAAAGCGAAGAAGGTCTAA